In a genomic window of Flavobacterium lipolyticum:
- a CDS encoding DUF6929 family protein has protein sequence MEKFTLEILFQIIGIGSASGLFFTDNSLYLVGDNSGFLYEYNMQNQQLNEHPLIDNPTKNIAKNLKPDFESLTNHNDTLYVFGSGSTENRNKMIAFDLKKKTILQKNNLVDLYALMQSFGEIKPEDFNLEGSIFDGENWYLFNRGNGISNKNTIFTIHAKSLGEEFALVATNYKLPKIKGIRSSFTDAILVEDKIYFLSTVENTKSTYDDGEILGSFIGRIDLKTMKIDFTQKITATHKFEGLTFYKKENNTIEFLLCEDNDTEVLETKIYKLSLPVK, from the coding sequence ATGGAAAAATTCACCTTAGAAATATTATTTCAAATCATCGGAATCGGATCAGCATCTGGATTATTTTTTACTGACAATTCACTTTACCTTGTTGGAGATAACAGCGGTTTTCTATACGAATACAACATGCAGAATCAGCAATTGAACGAACACCCTTTAATTGACAATCCGACGAAAAATATCGCCAAAAATCTTAAACCTGATTTTGAGTCTTTAACCAACCATAACGATACGCTTTATGTTTTTGGTTCCGGTTCTACCGAAAACCGAAACAAAATGATTGCATTCGATCTTAAAAAGAAAACTATACTGCAAAAAAATAATCTGGTTGATTTATACGCATTAATGCAAAGTTTTGGCGAAATAAAACCGGAAGATTTTAATCTGGAAGGTTCTATTTTTGATGGCGAGAACTGGTACCTGTTCAATCGCGGTAACGGAATCTCAAACAAAAACACCATTTTTACCATTCATGCTAAAAGTCTGGGAGAAGAATTTGCTCTGGTTGCCACTAATTATAAACTTCCAAAAATAAAAGGCATTCGATCCAGTTTTACCGATGCTATTTTGGTGGAAGATAAAATCTATTTCCTTTCTACAGTAGAAAACACTAAATCAACTTATGATGATGGTGAAATTTTGGGAAGCTTCATAGGAAGAATCGACCTTAAAACCATGAAAATTGATTTCACTCAAAAAATTACGGCAACCCATAAATTCGAAGGTCTGACTTTCTATAAAAAAGAAAACAATACAATCGAGTTTTTGCTTTGCGAGGATAATGATACAGAGGTTTTAGAAACAAAGATTTATAAATTGAGTTTACCTGTTAAATAA
- a CDS encoding sensor histidine kinase — protein MVVINKNRHRIFLVFFWCLLGITIWSQMIEAYGARSAASQAFLVLLCSSLLAHFLSDIVLPVALRKRRMALFAVQSVMVVLILSFCLAIIYTVFSNSHTRARLYPDEANMTMIEFLFARFFGSIPAAILICGTACGLRFYQEHNIIERNHAQLQQVHLEAQIKILQDQINPHLMFNVLNHIHILMQSDVKLASDLLIRFSDILRYQLYECNKEYVPLHLEVKYLKDLIGVEETRWGNELKVKCKWSIEDAQLQIAPLLLVPLIENAFKHVSRLPGQKGYVHLGCKQTVKQLHFKIENSYTEQYKTPSKNQGLGLENVKKRLTIQYPEKHQLNIIKTDSDFTAVVVLDLK, from the coding sequence ATGGTTGTAATAAATAAAAACAGACATCGAATATTTTTAGTTTTTTTCTGGTGTTTACTCGGAATAACGATCTGGTCGCAGATGATAGAGGCTTACGGCGCTCGATCGGCAGCTTCTCAGGCTTTTTTGGTTTTACTGTGTTCAAGTCTTTTGGCGCATTTTCTTAGCGATATTGTATTGCCTGTTGCATTGCGCAAAAGAAGAATGGCACTATTTGCAGTGCAAAGTGTCATGGTAGTTTTGATACTTTCATTTTGCCTGGCCATTATTTATACCGTCTTTTCAAATTCGCATACCCGGGCACGATTGTATCCCGACGAAGCAAACATGACCATGATTGAGTTTTTATTTGCGCGATTCTTTGGCAGTATCCCTGCAGCTATTTTGATTTGCGGTACTGCCTGCGGGCTTCGATTTTATCAGGAGCATAATATAATCGAAAGAAATCATGCTCAGCTGCAGCAGGTTCATCTCGAGGCACAAATCAAGATTCTTCAGGATCAGATTAATCCGCATCTCATGTTTAATGTGCTCAATCACATTCACATTTTGATGCAGAGTGATGTAAAACTGGCTTCGGATTTGCTCATTCGGTTTTCGGATATTTTGAGGTATCAATTGTACGAATGCAACAAAGAATATGTGCCGCTGCATCTCGAAGTAAAATACCTGAAAGACTTAATTGGAGTCGAAGAAACGAGATGGGGCAATGAATTAAAAGTAAAATGTAAATGGAGTATTGAGGATGCCCAGCTTCAGATTGCACCATTGCTTTTAGTCCCTTTAATAGAAAATGCATTCAAGCACGTTTCAAGGCTTCCGGGTCAAAAAGGATATGTGCATTTGGGATGTAAACAAACGGTGAAACAGCTGCATTTTAAGATCGAGAATTCCTATACGGAACAATACAAAACCCCTTCAAAGAATCAAGGGCTCGGACTTGAAAATGTCAAAAAAAGACTGACGATTCAATATCCTGAAAAACACCAGTTAAACATCATTAAAACCGATTCTGATTTTACGGCAGTTGTGGTTTTAGATTTGAAGTAA
- a CDS encoding PPK2 family polyphosphate kinase, which translates to MKSIDPNDFKITDKIKLSKIPTLLDLDADSEEKEAKLDKVQAKLSKQQDAMYAHNRYGVLICLQGMDTSGKDSLIREVFKEFNPRGVVVHSFKTPTSAELEHDYLWRHYVVLPEKGKYAIFNRTHYENILVTRVHPEYVLNENLPGIEKVEDIPKDFWKDRMEQINNFEKHITQNGTIVLKFFLHLSKEEQRKRLLRRLEEEKHNWKFSVADLKERAHWEEYQDYYEEAINKTSTKNAPWYVIPADDKEMARYIVAKTIWEEMQKHTDIKEPELPESIKANIKIYKEQLENES; encoded by the coding sequence ATGAAATCAATAGATCCGAATGATTTTAAAATCACAGATAAAATAAAATTATCAAAGATTCCTACTTTGCTCGACCTTGATGCAGACAGTGAGGAAAAAGAAGCTAAACTCGATAAAGTTCAGGCTAAATTGAGTAAACAGCAAGATGCCATGTATGCTCACAACAGATATGGCGTTTTGATTTGTCTGCAGGGAATGGATACTTCCGGAAAAGACAGTCTGATTCGGGAAGTATTTAAAGAGTTTAATCCGCGTGGAGTAGTGGTACATAGTTTTAAAACGCCTACCTCGGCAGAGTTGGAACACGATTATTTGTGGAGACATTATGTGGTTTTACCTGAAAAAGGGAAATATGCGATTTTTAATCGTACCCATTATGAAAATATTTTGGTTACCCGCGTGCACCCTGAGTATGTATTGAATGAAAATTTACCCGGAATTGAAAAGGTAGAAGATATTCCGAAGGATTTTTGGAAAGACAGAATGGAGCAAATCAATAATTTTGAAAAGCATATTACGCAAAATGGAACAATTGTACTGAAGTTTTTCCTGCATTTGAGTAAAGAGGAACAGCGCAAACGTTTGTTAAGAAGATTGGAAGAAGAAAAGCACAACTGGAAATTCTCGGTTGCGGATTTGAAAGAACGTGCACATTGGGAAGAGTATCAGGATTATTATGAAGAGGCTATAAATAAAACTTCGACAAAAAATGCTCCGTGGTATGTAATTCCGGCCGATGATAAGGAAATGGCCCGTTACATTGTGGCTAAAACCATTTGGGAAGAAATGCAAAAGCATACTGACATTAAAGAGCCTGAGTTACCGGAGAGTATAAAGGCTAATATTAAAATATATAAAGAGCAATTAGAAAACGAGTCTTAG
- a CDS encoding phospholipid scramblase-related protein has protein sequence MNPILNQNLFLVKEHVGMFKASNNYDIYNPESNQIILNCRENNLGFFTKMLRFTDYKRMTPFNVEIAAASGEKLISVKRGIAVFRSNVEVFDDKERLIGTFKQKFFSFGGRFEILDKNEKPVATLQGKWTGWDFKFTHENKQLAQVSKKWAGMGKELFTSADNYVLQIEETVAQDSPQRQLILAAVMCIDMVLKE, from the coding sequence ATGAACCCTATTTTAAATCAGAATTTATTTCTAGTAAAAGAGCATGTTGGCATGTTTAAAGCATCAAACAACTATGACATTTATAATCCGGAAAGCAATCAGATCATCTTAAACTGTAGAGAAAATAATCTGGGATTCTTCACTAAAATGTTGCGTTTCACCGATTACAAAAGAATGACACCTTTTAATGTTGAAATCGCAGCAGCTTCTGGTGAAAAACTAATTTCGGTAAAAAGAGGTATTGCCGTTTTCAGATCGAATGTTGAAGTTTTTGACGATAAAGAGAGACTGATCGGAACCTTTAAACAAAAGTTCTTTTCTTTTGGCGGCAGATTTGAAATTTTAGATAAAAACGAAAAACCGGTTGCTACACTTCAGGGAAAATGGACAGGATGGGATTTCAAATTTACCCACGAAAATAAGCAGTTGGCTCAGGTAAGTAAAAAATGGGCAGGAATGGGGAAAGAACTCTTCACCAGTGCCGATAATTATGTTCTTCAAATTGAAGAAACTGTAGCACAGGACAGTCCGCAAAGGCAGTTAATTCTGGCAGCTGTAATGTGTATCGATATGGTTTTGAAAGAATAG
- a CDS encoding LytR/AlgR family response regulator transcription factor, producing MKMKCLVIDDEPIARNGIVDFVSKIDFLEVAGTCASALEATSYIQEKEVDLLFLDINMPYLTGLEFLESLDNPPLVIFTTAYSEYALEGYRLQVVDYLLKPITFQRFYQAALKAKQWHQMLDTPKQHQLDPYLYVRQEEGFQKISWLDILYIEGMQNYAKLHFKDKVLVIHQTMISLEETLPTEIFFRIHKSFLINITHIDSVSGGRLFIKGQELPISRTRREALLKEVVYKNLLSR from the coding sequence ATGAAAATGAAATGCCTTGTTATCGACGACGAACCTATTGCAAGAAACGGAATCGTAGATTTTGTTTCTAAAATCGATTTTCTTGAAGTCGCAGGTACCTGCGCGTCCGCATTAGAAGCCACTTCGTACATTCAGGAAAAAGAGGTCGATTTGTTGTTTCTGGATATTAATATGCCGTATCTCACGGGGCTGGAATTTTTGGAATCGCTGGACAATCCGCCGTTGGTTATTTTTACGACAGCTTATTCTGAATATGCGCTTGAAGGGTATCGTTTACAGGTGGTCGATTATTTATTAAAACCCATTACGTTTCAGCGTTTTTATCAGGCTGCTTTAAAAGCAAAACAATGGCATCAGATGCTGGATACTCCCAAGCAGCATCAATTAGATCCCTATTTGTATGTGCGTCAGGAAGAAGGATTTCAGAAGATTTCCTGGCTTGATATTCTCTATATCGAGGGAATGCAGAACTATGCAAAGCTCCATTTTAAAGATAAGGTTCTGGTGATTCATCAAACGATGATTTCTTTGGAAGAAACACTTCCTACGGAAATCTTTTTTAGAATTCATAAATCTTTCCTTATCAATATTACCCATATTGACTCCGTTTCCGGTGGACGATTGTTCATAAAAGGACAAGAACTACCCATTTCAAGAACACGCCGCGAAGCATTACTGAAAGAGGTAGTCTATAAAAACTTATTAAGCCGATGA
- a CDS encoding DUF6268 family outer membrane beta-barrel protein: MNKTIFYLSQLFLFLLTSIAAQSQSKIAGELKVDYVPFSNYVRPMDSTKTSAESNFKRAQIAFEIPLSLEMDQYHRPKLWSLFANGSYAKMENKNYEIQSLPVEFQGGFPNEMLNAQIGVKHLRSISPTWSLMIMASVGVYTDMVEINKDDVLFQGGVFFIKHFNPNMAFGMGPVLTNSFGVPMVLPGIYFNWESRGSWHFKITFPEGLQFGYRISENFDLKAVVELSGMTAETKVNNKTSLLGYQQIIAGIQPEIKLGKHWTLQPTAGSTLLRSFSSTNRKIKDIFKEKDMANPRFTTTFYGAVALKWQF, from the coding sequence ATGAACAAAACAATCTTTTATCTATCGCAGCTTTTCCTTTTTTTATTGACTAGTATTGCTGCACAATCACAATCAAAAATAGCAGGAGAACTTAAAGTTGATTATGTTCCGTTCTCCAACTATGTCCGTCCAATGGACAGTACTAAAACAAGTGCTGAAAGTAATTTTAAAAGGGCACAAATTGCTTTTGAAATACCTCTTTCTCTGGAAATGGACCAATACCACCGTCCAAAACTCTGGTCTCTTTTTGCAAACGGAAGTTATGCCAAAATGGAAAACAAGAATTACGAAATTCAGTCGCTTCCGGTAGAATTTCAGGGTGGCTTTCCTAATGAAATGCTGAATGCGCAAATCGGAGTCAAACATTTACGTTCTATCTCACCAACCTGGTCGTTAATGATAATGGCTTCTGTGGGGGTTTACACGGATATGGTCGAGATCAATAAAGATGATGTATTGTTTCAGGGTGGTGTGTTTTTCATCAAGCATTTCAATCCCAATATGGCATTCGGTATGGGACCAGTACTAACCAACAGTTTTGGTGTTCCGATGGTACTTCCGGGAATTTATTTCAACTGGGAGTCCAGAGGTTCGTGGCATTTTAAAATCACGTTTCCTGAAGGTCTTCAATTCGGGTATCGAATCTCAGAAAACTTTGACTTAAAAGCGGTGGTCGAGTTAAGCGGAATGACGGCAGAAACAAAAGTGAACAACAAAACATCACTATTAGGTTATCAGCAAATTATTGCCGGTATACAGCCTGAAATTAAGCTTGGCAAACACTGGACACTGCAACCGACAGCAGGATCGACACTTTTACGCAGTTTCTCCAGTACTAATAGAAAAATTAAGGATATTTTCAAGGAGAAAGACATGGCCAATCCAAGATTTACGACTACATTTTACGGAGCGGTAGCCCTAAAATGGCAATTCTAG
- a CDS encoding VWA domain-containing protein, giving the protein MKNVKLLSLALSMLICFVASAQEKIITGIVTDKASIPLPGVTIVIKNTKNTTQTDFDGHYSIKAQKGDILIFSYIGFNSQTQTVDDKNVINVKLSIDQESLKEVVVVGYGSSNADYESSNYSRRDKKMAAKTITSTLQGRVAGLPITGNYVQPAPNQNIIIRGTAAISSKNEPLYIIDGVPVKSDQFSKINPNDVEEVKVIKEAEATSLYGNRASNGVVIVATKNGIYKNLTEKELNAKLKKIRVPQPVEPNEEDYNTFVENAFESPKTAPLSTFSIDVDNASYTNVRRFINNGQAVPKDAVRVEEMVNFFKYNYPQPKDQNPFSINTELSDSPWNAKNKVLKIGLQGKNIPTENLPASNLVFLIDVSGSMSDMNKLPLLKQSLKILVNELRPKDKVAMVVYAGAAGLVLPPTSGDEKKTIIDALEKLNAGGSTAGGAGIELAYKIAAENFIKNGNNRVILATDGDFNVGDTSNADMEKLIENKRKTGVFLTCLGYGMGNYKDSKMETLADKGNGNYAYIDNIQEANRFLGKEFKGSMFAIAKDVKIQIEFNPKQVQAYRLIGYENRKLRPEDFKNDAIDAGELGSNHTVTALYEIVPAGVKSDYLAQQPDALKYTKVEEAGTNYSNELATIKFRYKKPDGDKSIELVQVIENKSVALEKASDDFKFSSSVAWFGLKLRDSKLISDKSPDAILKLAKQGLSSDTEGYKAEFIRLIEAAKFD; this is encoded by the coding sequence ATGAAAAACGTAAAACTTCTTTCATTAGCCCTATCTATGCTTATATGTTTCGTAGCATCAGCACAGGAGAAAATCATTACAGGAATCGTTACCGACAAGGCCAGCATACCGCTTCCGGGAGTAACTATAGTGATTAAAAATACCAAAAACACAACACAAACCGATTTTGATGGTCATTATTCCATCAAAGCTCAAAAAGGCGACATTTTGATATTCAGCTATATCGGATTCAACTCTCAAACTCAAACTGTGGATGACAAAAATGTGATTAATGTTAAACTGAGTATTGATCAGGAATCGCTTAAAGAAGTAGTAGTCGTAGGCTATGGATCTTCAAACGCCGACTACGAAAGCTCTAATTACAGTCGTCGTGACAAGAAAATGGCTGCTAAGACTATTACCTCAACGCTTCAGGGAAGAGTTGCCGGATTACCAATTACGGGTAATTATGTTCAGCCTGCACCTAATCAAAACATCATTATAAGAGGGACTGCAGCTATTTCTTCTAAAAATGAACCTTTGTATATAATCGATGGTGTTCCGGTGAAATCTGATCAATTCTCAAAAATCAATCCAAATGATGTGGAAGAAGTAAAAGTTATAAAAGAAGCAGAAGCTACTTCACTTTATGGGAACAGAGCCTCAAACGGAGTTGTTATTGTTGCTACAAAGAACGGCATTTACAAAAACCTTACGGAGAAAGAATTAAATGCCAAACTGAAAAAAATAAGGGTTCCGCAACCGGTAGAACCTAATGAGGAAGATTACAATACTTTTGTCGAAAATGCCTTCGAGAGTCCAAAAACAGCACCTCTTTCCACATTTTCTATCGATGTTGACAATGCTTCGTATACCAATGTGAGACGTTTTATCAATAACGGACAAGCAGTTCCGAAAGATGCCGTTCGCGTAGAAGAAATGGTTAACTTCTTTAAATACAATTATCCACAGCCAAAAGATCAAAACCCGTTTTCTATTAATACTGAACTAAGTGATTCTCCATGGAATGCCAAAAACAAAGTGCTTAAAATTGGTTTACAGGGGAAAAACATCCCAACCGAAAATTTACCTGCATCTAATTTAGTTTTCTTAATTGATGTTTCAGGATCGATGAGCGACATGAATAAATTGCCTTTGCTGAAACAATCATTAAAAATACTGGTAAATGAGTTACGCCCGAAAGACAAAGTTGCTATGGTCGTTTATGCCGGTGCAGCAGGACTGGTTTTACCTCCAACTTCAGGTGACGAAAAGAAAACCATTATTGATGCTCTTGAAAAATTAAATGCGGGAGGAAGCACTGCGGGAGGAGCCGGAATTGAACTGGCGTATAAAATTGCTGCAGAAAACTTTATCAAAAACGGAAACAACAGAGTGATTCTGGCTACTGATGGTGATTTTAATGTCGGAGATACTTCTAATGCCGACATGGAAAAGCTAATTGAAAACAAAAGAAAAACGGGCGTTTTCCTGACCTGCCTGGGGTACGGAATGGGGAATTACAAAGACAGTAAGATGGAAACTTTAGCCGATAAAGGAAATGGAAATTATGCTTATATCGACAACATTCAGGAGGCTAATCGCTTTCTGGGAAAAGAATTTAAAGGTTCCATGTTTGCAATTGCTAAAGATGTAAAAATTCAGATAGAATTTAATCCGAAACAAGTTCAGGCTTATCGTTTAATCGGTTATGAAAACAGAAAACTGCGTCCGGAAGATTTTAAAAATGATGCTATTGATGCGGGAGAACTTGGAAGCAACCATACCGTTACGGCTCTTTATGAAATTGTTCCCGCCGGAGTAAAAAGCGATTATTTAGCACAGCAGCCTGATGCTTTGAAATATACCAAAGTAGAAGAAGCCGGAACAAATTACAGCAATGAACTTGCTACCATAAAATTCCGTTATAAAAAACCGGACGGTGATAAAAGTATTGAACTGGTACAGGTAATCGAAAACAAATCGGTTGCATTGGAAAAAGCCTCAGATGATTTTAAATTCAGCAGTTCAGTGGCCTGGTTCGGTCTGAAACTAAGAGATTCTAAACTCATTTCGGATAAATCTCCGGATGCTATTCTGAAATTAGCCAAACAGGGACTTTCAAGTGATACTGAAGGATATAAAGCAGAATTTATCCGTTTAATTGAGGCTGCAAAATTCGATTAA
- a CDS encoding cytochrome-c peroxidase, which translates to MKKIYGLFFLLVLVACQKKDKHQEVNELFQSDITLLIEKVAKLKYSVQSDSTEVQIQRQFLEAHQGYKKVEMISEYYSPAVSKAINGPAIPEFEENDKVTVPPEGFQVIEELVFPKYDKEHKKELLQELGILSANLARLEKVSKSNQLTDAHVFDAMRLEVYRIVTLGITGFDSPVVLNSLPEAVAALETIEKYYKVYVEDKSVSNSNQVLAILKKGQHYLKTNTNFNAFDRAYFIKEIANPLNKGLFKTRSELGIPLMKEQRGLKTTAQTLFDSGAFDPEAFSGFPDYQTTPEKIALGKKLFNDPVLSGNNSRSCASCHHADKAFTDGLERAVTLDGKSMLQRNTPTLNHIAFQRVFFDDSRVSYLEDQAIAVIKNENEMHGSLEKSALVLQKNPNYVRDFKKAFPKGTINEFEIKNALASYIRSLSQYDSKFDGYMQNKENFTPDEKAGFNLFAGKAKCATCHFIPLTNGTVPPNFDRSESEILGVPNKSKKLDGDLGKFVITQAAIHKHSFKTPTIRNITLTAPYMHNGVYNTLEEVIDFYNEGGGLGLGFDVPNQTLPEDKLNLSELEKKQLIAFMRTLTDKKYLK; encoded by the coding sequence ATGAAAAAAATATACGGTTTGTTTTTCCTGCTGGTATTGGTAGCCTGTCAGAAAAAAGACAAACATCAGGAAGTAAATGAATTGTTTCAGTCTGATATTACTTTACTGATTGAGAAGGTTGCTAAACTTAAATATTCCGTGCAGTCAGATTCTACCGAAGTACAAATTCAGAGACAATTTCTGGAAGCACATCAGGGCTACAAAAAGGTCGAAATGATAAGCGAGTATTATTCGCCTGCAGTTTCCAAAGCAATAAACGGTCCTGCAATACCTGAGTTTGAAGAAAATGACAAAGTGACTGTTCCGCCTGAAGGATTTCAGGTTATTGAAGAATTGGTTTTTCCTAAATATGACAAAGAGCATAAAAAAGAATTGCTTCAGGAGCTGGGTATCTTGTCGGCTAATTTGGCTCGTTTAGAAAAAGTTTCCAAATCCAATCAATTGACGGACGCGCATGTTTTTGACGCCATGCGATTGGAAGTATATCGAATTGTTACTTTAGGAATAACCGGATTCGATTCGCCTGTGGTATTGAATTCACTTCCTGAAGCTGTGGCAGCTTTAGAAACCATCGAGAAATATTACAAAGTATATGTCGAAGATAAGTCCGTTTCAAATTCGAATCAGGTGCTTGCAATATTGAAGAAAGGACAGCACTATTTAAAAACAAATACCAATTTTAATGCTTTTGACCGGGCGTATTTTATCAAAGAAATAGCCAATCCGTTAAACAAAGGGCTGTTTAAAACCAGATCAGAATTGGGTATTCCGCTCATGAAAGAGCAAAGAGGATTAAAAACAACGGCACAAACGTTATTCGATTCCGGAGCATTTGATCCCGAGGCGTTTTCAGGTTTCCCTGATTATCAAACAACTCCGGAGAAAATTGCGTTAGGAAAAAAGCTATTCAATGATCCGGTTCTGTCGGGTAACAACTCCCGCTCCTGTGCTTCGTGTCATCATGCCGATAAAGCTTTTACCGATGGTTTGGAAAGAGCCGTTACATTAGATGGAAAATCGATGCTGCAGCGCAACACGCCAACATTGAATCATATTGCTTTTCAGCGCGTATTTTTTGATGATTCCAGAGTAAGTTATCTCGAAGATCAGGCCATTGCTGTGATTAAAAATGAAAATGAAATGCACGGTTCTCTCGAGAAATCAGCTTTAGTACTTCAGAAGAATCCAAATTATGTAAGAGATTTCAAAAAAGCATTTCCGAAAGGGACCATCAATGAATTTGAGATCAAGAATGCTTTGGCTTCTTATATTCGGTCATTGAGTCAGTACGATTCAAAGTTTGACGGGTATATGCAAAACAAAGAGAATTTCACGCCGGATGAAAAAGCAGGTTTTAATTTGTTTGCAGGGAAAGCCAAATGTGCGACCTGCCATTTTATTCCGTTAACCAACGGAACTGTTCCTCCTAATTTCGACCGATCGGAGAGTGAAATATTGGGCGTTCCCAATAAAAGCAAAAAGCTGGACGGAGATTTGGGTAAGTTTGTAATCACGCAGGCGGCCATTCATAAACATTCGTTTAAAACGCCAACGATCCGAAACATTACACTTACCGCTCCCTACATGCACAATGGAGTTTACAACACTCTTGAAGAAGTGATTGACTTTTATAATGAAGGAGGCGGATTAGGTTTAGGATTCGATGTTCCGAATCAAACTTTACCCGAAGACAAGTTAAACTTATCAGAGTTGGAGAAAAAACAGCTCATTGCCTTCATGAGAACTTTGACAGATAAAAAGTACCTGAAGTAA
- a CDS encoding porin family protein — translation MNTYKLLGLAVIFTLISFQSNAQSPLPIHVGIKAGSNYSELPVSKSSDSKYAVGFFGGAMARFDFKRFFIQNEILYSEKSSKIEKTASLPSKNVKWRSLEMPLVIGYKIIDQSMLNVRVFGGGVYSYVLDENVSSVNQLKTTYGKFNKSNIGYQVGAGIEISKFTLDVTYQGGLNNVSKEFSSKPNSFNIGVGYFIF, via the coding sequence ATGAACACGTACAAATTATTAGGGTTGGCGGTTATTTTTACATTAATCTCTTTTCAATCAAATGCACAATCTCCACTTCCTATTCATGTTGGAATAAAAGCAGGATCAAATTATTCCGAACTTCCCGTTTCAAAAAGTTCTGATTCAAAGTATGCAGTGGGCTTTTTTGGTGGTGCTATGGCCCGATTTGATTTCAAACGTTTCTTTATTCAGAATGAAATTCTCTACAGTGAGAAATCTTCTAAAATTGAAAAAACAGCTTCTTTACCTTCTAAAAATGTAAAATGGAGAAGTCTCGAAATGCCATTGGTTATTGGTTACAAAATAATTGATCAATCAATGCTCAATGTTAGAGTTTTTGGAGGAGGAGTTTATTCTTATGTGCTGGATGAAAATGTTTCTTCTGTGAATCAATTGAAAACTACCTATGGGAAATTTAACAAATCCAATATAGGCTATCAGGTTGGAGCAGGAATCGAAATTTCGAAATTTACTCTGGATGTTACGTATCAGGGAGGGTTAAATAACGTAAGTAAAGAGTTTAGTTCGAAGCCAAATTCGTTTAATATTGGGGTTGGTTATTTTATATTTTAA
- a CDS encoding RNA polymerase sigma factor produces the protein MNRDAQRQVYEHMAPKLYRVCKRYLKKEEEIEEAMADAFYTIFTKLDQLKELLAFEAWARKITVNHCLATIKKNTNFNMYLDDVKLLSQPFTEEVNALEEEDLLNLLNHIPDGCKTVFNLFVIEGFGHKEIAAMLNISEGTSKSQLNAAKTKLKELVNKLYYQKAK, from the coding sequence ATGAACCGTGATGCTCAGCGTCAGGTTTATGAGCATATGGCTCCAAAACTGTATCGCGTTTGCAAACGATACCTTAAGAAGGAAGAAGAAATTGAAGAAGCTATGGCTGACGCTTTCTACACCATATTTACAAAGCTGGATCAGCTTAAGGAGCTTTTAGCTTTTGAAGCATGGGCACGAAAAATTACCGTCAACCATTGTTTGGCAACCATCAAGAAAAACACCAATTTCAATATGTACCTTGATGATGTCAAATTGCTTTCACAGCCTTTTACCGAAGAAGTGAACGCATTGGAAGAAGAAGATTTGCTGAATTTACTAAACCATATTCCGGACGGTTGTAAAACGGTTTTTAATCTTTTTGTTATCGAAGGTTTCGGTCATAAAGAAATAGCCGCTATGCTAAACATTTCTGAGGGCACATCGAAATCACAATTGAATGCCGCTAAAACCAAATTAAAGGAATTAGTAAATAAATTGTATTACCAAAAAGCAAAATAG